In a genomic window of Quercus lobata isolate SW786 chromosome 4, ValleyOak3.0 Primary Assembly, whole genome shotgun sequence:
- the LOC115984253 gene encoding probable serine/threonine-protein kinase roco5 isoform X2, with amino-acid sequence MASTSTSSSSSQSSSILDDPSNPLYLHHEESPGAMLVYQPLVGENYPTWARSMRMALIAKNKLGFIDGTLTLSSPMVKTPSTIQAWIRCNKMVASWILNSVSQEIATSIIYRDTALEIWNNLKERLSQGNGPRIFQLRKDIVGSIQGQSSITSYFTQLKVLWDQLQHVRPFPVCSCGSCTCNLGQKVSDLQHQDLVVRFLMGLNDSYSQVRAQILLMDPLPSINEVYSLLIQEERECSVKKNLDPHMESTTLVTKVSSSAGNNNNKNSEGKNDSTCNHCGMMGHTVEKCYKSEGKKSTVVHQVNLQDEQVEKNSTSASTSFSFTKEQCQQSLATPGTQIQSVNFDFASKEHMDNNVIQPATHSTFMAEFVANNSSDPGSWVRNGTTNPIPNFSKQLSIASLFPAYNSDTETDASSESNEIPPKLSLYSNSIMSFFPPARSQSDSSNSESPIHPIRKVTFKDLFEFRKWKSSNSAESNGTPPKFSHSKKKSILSFFSTAKSRTNNSKNDETIQIIPRRTLLTPSFKDLIGIVGKKEYPLQMLLEATNNFSEYHKIGTGSFGSIYRATLNDGRVVVIKRAEISKSKPYESYVNDCEYHGNAFLSELEALSRLSHKNLVRLLGFCEDDNEHVLVFDYMRNGSLHDHLHKLPSTPLMSWVTRIKVALDIARGIEYLHVYAVPPIIHRDIKSSNILLDATWTAKVTDFGLSLKAPMDAESPLSLLAAGTVGYMDPEYYRLQQLTTKSDVYGFGVVLLEMLSGYNAIHADENGVPRNVVDFVAPYIIQDEIQKVLDPKVPPPTPFEIEAVAYVGYLAVDCVSPEGLNRPSMTEIVKSLQRALDACLDPDAE; translated from the exons ATGGCTTCAACTTCAACGTCTTCATCCTCTTCACAAAGCTCATCCATCTTGGATGATCCATCAAATCCTCTGTACCTGCACCATGAAGAAAGCCCTGGTGCTATGCTTGTGTATCAACCTCTCGTGGGAGAGAATTACCCAACTTGGGCTAGATCAATGCGAATGGCATTGATTGCCAAAAACAAGTTAGGGTTTATTGATGGCACATTGACTCTCTCATCTCCAATGGTCAAAACACCATCAACAATTCAAGCTTGGATTCGCTGCAACAAAATGGTTGCTTCATGGATCCTCAATTCTGTTTCTCAAGAAATTGCTACAAGTATAATCTATAGGGACACTGCTCTTGAAATCTGGAACAATCTCAAGGAGAGACTTTCACAAGGAAATGGACCACGAATTTTTCAATTACGGAAGGATATTGTTGGTAGTATTCAAGGACAATCATCAATTACTTCATATTTCACTCAATTGAAGGTTTTGTGGGATCAATTGCAACATGTTCGACCTTTCCCAGTGTGTTCTTGTGGATCTTGCACGTGCAACTTAGGTCAAAAAGTCAGTGATCTTCAACATCAAGATTTAGTGGTACGATTCTTAATGGGTCTTAATGATTCCTATTCTCAAGTTAGGGCACAAATTCTGTTGATGGATCCTCTCCCATCCATCAATGAAGTGTACTCCTTATTGATTCAAGAAGAAAGGGAATGcagtgtgaaaaaaaatttagatcctCATATGGAATCAACAACCCTAGTTACTAAGGTATCTTCTTCTGCAGGaaacaacaataacaagaaCTCTGAGGGGAAAAATGATTCCACTTGCAATCACTGTGGAATGATGGGTCACACTGTTGAGAAGTGTTACAAGTCAGAGGGAAAGAAGTCCACTGTAGTACACCAAGTCAATCTTCAAGATGAACAAGTTGAAAAGAATTCTACTTCTGCGTCTACCTCATTTTCATTCACTAAAGAGCAATGCCAACAATCCTTGGCTACGCCGGGAACTCAAATTCAGTCAgtcaattttgattttgctagTAAAGAACACATGGACAACAATGTAATTCAGCCAGCCACTCACTCCACTTTTATGGCag AATTTGTTGCCAACAACAGCTCAGACCCCGGCAGTTGGGTAAGGAATGGAACAACAAACCCAATTCCAAACTTCTCTAAGCAGCTTTCCATTGCATCACTCTTCCCAGCCTACAACTCTGACACTGAAACTGATGCTAGTTCAGAATCCAACGAAATACCTCCAAAATTATCTCTTTATTCTAATTCCATAATGTCATTCTTCCCACCAGCCAGGTCTCAATCAGACAGTAGTAATTCTGAAA GCCCCATACACCCAATCCGAAAAGTTACCTTCAAAGACTTGTTTGAGTTTCGTAAGTGGAAGAGCAGTAATAGTGCAGAATCTAATGGAACACCTCCGAAATTCtctcattctaaaaaaaaatccattctgTCATTCTTTTCCACAGCCAAGTCACGAACAAACAATTCCAAAAATGATGAGACAATTCAGATAATTCCTAGACGCACACTCCTAACACCAAGCTTCAAAGACCTGATAGGAATTGTGGGTAAGAAAGAATATCCTTTGCAAATGCTACTTGAAGCCACCAACAACTTCTCAGAATATCACAAGATTGGAACGGGTAGCTTTGGCTCAATCTACCGTGCCACTTTAAATGATGGCCGAGTAGTGGTTATTAAGCGAGCTGAAATTTCAAAGTCTAAACCATATGAATCATATGTGAACGATTGTGAGTACCATGGCAATGCTTTCCTAAGTGAATTGGAAGCTTTGTCCCGCCTTAGTCACAAGAATCTTGTTCGCTTATTGGGATTTTGTGAGGATGATAATGAGCATGTATTGGTCTTTGATTACATGAGAAATGGTAGCCTTCATGACCATCTTCATAAGCTTCCAAGTACTCCTCTAATGTCATGGGTTACCCGGATTAAAGTGGCACTAGACATAGCTAGAGGCATTGAGTACCTGCATGTATATGCAGTTCCACCAATCATACACCGCGATATCAAGTCGTCCAACATATTATTAGATGCCACATGGACTGCCAAGGTGACTGATTTCGGCCTATCTTTGAAGGCCCCCATGGACGCTGAGTCACCCCTTTCACTTCTTGCGGCTGGCACTGTTGGTTACATGGACCCTGAGTACTATAGGCTTCAACAGTTGACCACTAAAAGTGATGTGTACGGGTTTGGAGTAGTATTGCTAGAAATGTTGTCCGGGTACAACGCAATTCATGCGGATGAAAATGGTGTCCCACGGAATGTCGTTGATTTTGTAGCGCCATACATCATCCAAGATGAAATTCAGAAGGTTTTGGACCCAAAAGTACCACCACCTACCCCATTTGAAATAGAGGCAGTGGCATATGTTGGGTACCTAGCAGTAGATTGTGTAAGTCCTGAAGGTTTAAATCGCCCCTCAATGACTGAGATTGTAAAAAGCCTACAAAGAGCCTTGGACGCATGTTTGGATCCAGATGCTGAATAG
- the LOC115984253 gene encoding LEAF RUST 10 DISEASE-RESISTANCE LOCUS RECEPTOR-LIKE PROTEIN KINASE-like 1.4 isoform X1 — translation MASTSTSSSSSQSSSILDDPSNPLYLHHEESPGAMLVYQPLVGENYPTWARSMRMALIAKNKLGFIDGTLTLSSPMVKTPSTIQAWIRCNKMVASWILNSVSQEIATSIIYRDTALEIWNNLKERLSQGNGPRIFQLRKDIVGSIQGQSSITSYFTQLKVLWDQLQHVRPFPVCSCGSCTCNLGQKVSDLQHQDLVVRFLMGLNDSYSQVRAQILLMDPLPSINEVYSLLIQEERECSVKKNLDPHMESTTLVTKVSSSAGNNNNKNSEGKNDSTCNHCGMMGHTVEKCYKSEGKKSTVVHQVNLQDEQVEKNSTSASTSFSFTKEQCQQSLATPGTQIQSVNFDFASKEHMDNNVIQPATHSTFMAEFVANNSSDPGSWVRNGTTNPIPNFSKQLSIASLFPAYNSDTETDASSESNEIPPKLSLYSNSIMSFFPPARSQSDSSNSENHEIIPTDPSISASPIHPIRKVTFKDLFEFRKWKSSNSAESNGTPPKFSHSKKKSILSFFSTAKSRTNNSKNDETIQIIPRRTLLTPSFKDLIGIVGKKEYPLQMLLEATNNFSEYHKIGTGSFGSIYRATLNDGRVVVIKRAEISKSKPYESYVNDCEYHGNAFLSELEALSRLSHKNLVRLLGFCEDDNEHVLVFDYMRNGSLHDHLHKLPSTPLMSWVTRIKVALDIARGIEYLHVYAVPPIIHRDIKSSNILLDATWTAKVTDFGLSLKAPMDAESPLSLLAAGTVGYMDPEYYRLQQLTTKSDVYGFGVVLLEMLSGYNAIHADENGVPRNVVDFVAPYIIQDEIQKVLDPKVPPPTPFEIEAVAYVGYLAVDCVSPEGLNRPSMTEIVKSLQRALDACLDPDAE, via the exons ATGGCTTCAACTTCAACGTCTTCATCCTCTTCACAAAGCTCATCCATCTTGGATGATCCATCAAATCCTCTGTACCTGCACCATGAAGAAAGCCCTGGTGCTATGCTTGTGTATCAACCTCTCGTGGGAGAGAATTACCCAACTTGGGCTAGATCAATGCGAATGGCATTGATTGCCAAAAACAAGTTAGGGTTTATTGATGGCACATTGACTCTCTCATCTCCAATGGTCAAAACACCATCAACAATTCAAGCTTGGATTCGCTGCAACAAAATGGTTGCTTCATGGATCCTCAATTCTGTTTCTCAAGAAATTGCTACAAGTATAATCTATAGGGACACTGCTCTTGAAATCTGGAACAATCTCAAGGAGAGACTTTCACAAGGAAATGGACCACGAATTTTTCAATTACGGAAGGATATTGTTGGTAGTATTCAAGGACAATCATCAATTACTTCATATTTCACTCAATTGAAGGTTTTGTGGGATCAATTGCAACATGTTCGACCTTTCCCAGTGTGTTCTTGTGGATCTTGCACGTGCAACTTAGGTCAAAAAGTCAGTGATCTTCAACATCAAGATTTAGTGGTACGATTCTTAATGGGTCTTAATGATTCCTATTCTCAAGTTAGGGCACAAATTCTGTTGATGGATCCTCTCCCATCCATCAATGAAGTGTACTCCTTATTGATTCAAGAAGAAAGGGAATGcagtgtgaaaaaaaatttagatcctCATATGGAATCAACAACCCTAGTTACTAAGGTATCTTCTTCTGCAGGaaacaacaataacaagaaCTCTGAGGGGAAAAATGATTCCACTTGCAATCACTGTGGAATGATGGGTCACACTGTTGAGAAGTGTTACAAGTCAGAGGGAAAGAAGTCCACTGTAGTACACCAAGTCAATCTTCAAGATGAACAAGTTGAAAAGAATTCTACTTCTGCGTCTACCTCATTTTCATTCACTAAAGAGCAATGCCAACAATCCTTGGCTACGCCGGGAACTCAAATTCAGTCAgtcaattttgattttgctagTAAAGAACACATGGACAACAATGTAATTCAGCCAGCCACTCACTCCACTTTTATGGCag AATTTGTTGCCAACAACAGCTCAGACCCCGGCAGTTGGGTAAGGAATGGAACAACAAACCCAATTCCAAACTTCTCTAAGCAGCTTTCCATTGCATCACTCTTCCCAGCCTACAACTCTGACACTGAAACTGATGCTAGTTCAGAATCCAACGAAATACCTCCAAAATTATCTCTTTATTCTAATTCCATAATGTCATTCTTCCCACCAGCCAGGTCTCAATCAGACAGTAGTAATTCTGAAAATCATGAAATAATTCCCACTGATCCTTCAATATCAGCAAGCCCCATACACCCAATCCGAAAAGTTACCTTCAAAGACTTGTTTGAGTTTCGTAAGTGGAAGAGCAGTAATAGTGCAGAATCTAATGGAACACCTCCGAAATTCtctcattctaaaaaaaaatccattctgTCATTCTTTTCCACAGCCAAGTCACGAACAAACAATTCCAAAAATGATGAGACAATTCAGATAATTCCTAGACGCACACTCCTAACACCAAGCTTCAAAGACCTGATAGGAATTGTGGGTAAGAAAGAATATCCTTTGCAAATGCTACTTGAAGCCACCAACAACTTCTCAGAATATCACAAGATTGGAACGGGTAGCTTTGGCTCAATCTACCGTGCCACTTTAAATGATGGCCGAGTAGTGGTTATTAAGCGAGCTGAAATTTCAAAGTCTAAACCATATGAATCATATGTGAACGATTGTGAGTACCATGGCAATGCTTTCCTAAGTGAATTGGAAGCTTTGTCCCGCCTTAGTCACAAGAATCTTGTTCGCTTATTGGGATTTTGTGAGGATGATAATGAGCATGTATTGGTCTTTGATTACATGAGAAATGGTAGCCTTCATGACCATCTTCATAAGCTTCCAAGTACTCCTCTAATGTCATGGGTTACCCGGATTAAAGTGGCACTAGACATAGCTAGAGGCATTGAGTACCTGCATGTATATGCAGTTCCACCAATCATACACCGCGATATCAAGTCGTCCAACATATTATTAGATGCCACATGGACTGCCAAGGTGACTGATTTCGGCCTATCTTTGAAGGCCCCCATGGACGCTGAGTCACCCCTTTCACTTCTTGCGGCTGGCACTGTTGGTTACATGGACCCTGAGTACTATAGGCTTCAACAGTTGACCACTAAAAGTGATGTGTACGGGTTTGGAGTAGTATTGCTAGAAATGTTGTCCGGGTACAACGCAATTCATGCGGATGAAAATGGTGTCCCACGGAATGTCGTTGATTTTGTAGCGCCATACATCATCCAAGATGAAATTCAGAAGGTTTTGGACCCAAAAGTACCACCACCTACCCCATTTGAAATAGAGGCAGTGGCATATGTTGGGTACCTAGCAGTAGATTGTGTAAGTCCTGAAGGTTTAAATCGCCCCTCAATGACTGAGATTGTAAAAAGCCTACAAAGAGCCTTGGACGCATGTTTGGATCCAGATGCTGAATAG
- the LOC115986232 gene encoding F-box/kelch-repeat protein At3g23880-like, which yields MATPRWWSASLPDDIIEYILACLPPKPLIRFRCVRQSWNSKISDPEFINKHLSMNKAKSLSLDDDDNNNNNNNGYLLCRSPRPVHDPRLIMVRELCTFVCNTNSNSSLTEISRLRINPIYHDSSFGFCNGICYGTITVSHPAPWNFCGTSYHWHFSKARSLAYHTVRNAGIYLWNPSVRKHKRLPAVLDDDRFNYRSYGLAFPTSQNNDLKLLVFGCSVNREQLRAQVYTLSTNSWSWVEQPVEPLDGSVGSRPWIDSSSCLFFNGALHFIATASQGYGFILCFDVDHEQFQEIKLPHNFSLSPELAVFKGSLALIAFDQDGVCHIWVMGQNGLANSWTPTISVPLPGVKNFLGCTRSGELVIMKSDNQVFSFDPVSQNENGYGILNFTEVVYTANLLESLLLLNE from the coding sequence ATGGCTACACCAAGATGGTGGTCAGCGAGTCTCCCTGACGACATCATCGAATACATCCTTGCTTGCCTGCCACCGAAACCCTTAATCCGATTCAGATGCGTTCGCCAATCTTGGAATTCCAAAATTTCTGATCCCGAATTCATTAACAAACACCTCAGTATGAACAAAGCCAAGTCATTATCattagatgatgatgataacaacaacaacaacaacaatggttATCTCCTATGTAGGTCACCAAGGCCAGTGCACGATCCAAGATTGATTATGGTGAGAGAGTTGTGTACGTTCGTTTGCAATACGAACAGCAACAGTTCTTTGACAGAGATATCTAGGTTGAGAATTAATCCAATTTATCATGACAGTTCTTTTGGCTTCTGCAATGGCATTTGCTACGGGACTATTACTGTTAGTCATCCAGCTCCTTGGAACTTTTGCGGCACCAGTTATCATTGGCATTTTTCGAAAGCACGTTCTCTTGCTTATCATACGGTTAGAAATGCTGGAATATATTTGTGGAACCCAAGCGTTAGAAAGCATAAGAGACTTCCAGCTGTTCTCGATGATGACCGTTTTAATTATCGCTCTTATGGACTTGCGTTTCCCACTTCTCAAAACAATGACTTGAAGCTTTTGGTATTTGGGTGTTCCGTTAACAGAGAACAACTTCGGGCCCAGGTTTACACGCTGAGTACCAATTCGTGGAGCTGGGTTGAACAGCCGGTGGAGCCACTTGATGGGTCTGTAGGATCTAGACCCTGGATTGATTCATcatcttgtttattttttaatggagcTTTGCACTTTATAGCTACCGCTTCTCAGGGCTACGGATTCATTTTGTGCTTCGATGTTGATCATGAGCAATTCCAGGAGATAAAACTGCCGCATAATTTCTCATTATCTCCAGAACTTGCGGTGTTCAAGGGATCGCTGGCTTTGATTGCTTTCGACCAAGATGGAGTGTGCCACATTTGGGTGATGGGGCAGAATGGTCTTGCTAATTCTTGGACTCCAACAATTTCTGTACCGTTGCCAGGTGTTAAGAACTTCTTAGGCTGCACGAGAAGTGGTGAACTTGTGATTATGAAGTCAGATAATCAAGTCTTTTCATTTGACCCTGTGAGTCAAAATGAGAATGGTTATGGAATTCTAAATTTTACAGAGGTGGTTTACACTGCTAATCTCTTGGAGAGCTTACTTTTGCTCAATGAGTAA